The following DNA comes from Plasmodium vivax scf_6594 genomic scaffold, whole genome shotgun sequence.
TTGTAAACGCTTTAATAAAAGACATACGTAATACACCAACAAAGGAGAAACTGTTATATAAGACCTTTTATGAGTTAAAGAAGTTTGTCAAACGTCACCATTGTTTCATGTATTATGATAAAGAGAActgttataaatatattaactactggttaaataaaacaataagAGAttcaaattataatataactaAAGAAAACTTCAAAgttttttatgattttaaGAATTATGACCCTGACGATAATGCAGATTTGTTTGATTCCATATCGAAATTAAGATATATGGACACTGAttcatttcaaaaaatggaaaaattatatggTTTATACGATTATTTCACAGAACAAAAAGAGAGTCATGATTCTTCATCATTATGTAGAAACATTAGTAAGATAGCTGAGAAGTATAAAAGTATGATGCAGGAATATAAGGAGAAGGACCATAAATTATGTGAAGTGTTAACAAATCTAAAAGACATAATCGAAAGTGATAAATTAGTAGCTAAAAACATATGTACAAAGAACACATctgatttattttatttaaaaatagatCCACCTCGTGAAGAACAAAAGGCGGTATCAGCACATGCACAACGTAGAATCTCTGGAGAAGCACGTCCCCCAAAACacatttcattttcttcaccaCATGCACATGGTAGACCCCCTGTAGAAACACGTCCCCCAAACCCCGTTTCAGTTTCTTCACCACAAGCACATGGTAGACCCCCTGGAGAAACACATACCCCACCCCTCGTTACAGTTCCTTCATCACATGCACATGATAGAAACACTGTACAAACATCTACCCCAACTCCTGTTTCAGAATATTCATCACAAGCAAAAGGATTGGAAAAACAAGCGGGGGGAGAGAGTGAACGAACATCATCAGTACTCCCAAAACGATTTCCACTACCAGTACCAGTAGTACTATCAGAATCAACAGaaacagaagaagaaacaggACCAATGGGACCATACAGAATATCAGGACAAGAGCCAGAACCAGAACCAGAATTAGAGTTACCACAAGAACAAGGACGACGCATTGATACATTAACAgattcatattattttagaGAAGACGAAGGTGATCTACGAGCAGGTTCAATGCAGTCCACATTTGACACAGGAACGATCATGGGAACAATAAAAGATGCCGTTTCTAACGTTTTAGAAGCCGTTGAACCGGTGCCTGTTCTTGGTGTATCCGGTGCTATTGGTGCACTATATTTACTATTTAAGGTATCAAAAATTGCACtcaaactttttaaattgcacttc
Coding sequences within:
- a CDS encoding variable surface protein Vir 28/6-related (encoded by transcript PVX_012115A), producing the protein MATNPQYIKYQDYYIVKKSFDYTPTDEFNISFVNALIKDIRNTPTKEKLLYKTFYELKKFVKRHHCFMYYDKENCYKYINYWLNKTIRDSNYNITKENFKVFYDFKNYDPDDNADLFDSISKLRYMDTDSFQKMEKLYGLYDYFTEQKESHDSSSLCRNISKIAEKYKSMMQEYKEKDHKLCEVLTNLKDIIESDKLVAKNICTKNTSDLFYLKIDPPREEQKAVSAHAQRRISGEARPPKHISFSSPHAHGRPPVETRPPNPVSVSSPQAHGRPPGETHTPPLVTVPSSHAHDRNTVQTSTPTPVSEYSSQAKGLEKQAGGESERTSSVLPKRFPLPVPVVLSESTETEEETGPMGPYRISGQEPEPEPELELPQEQGRRIDTLTDSYYFREDEGDLRAGSMQSTFDTGTIMGTIKDAVSNVLEAVEPVPVLGVSGAIGALYLLFKYTPIGSLFRRNRRNNQNIPNFFDPEYGEQFSGYYPQYYNEGFPNYRMNIAYHPSSEELD